From one Triticum aestivum cultivar Chinese Spring chromosome 4B, IWGSC CS RefSeq v2.1, whole genome shotgun sequence genomic stretch:
- the LOC123092325 gene encoding protein transport protein Sec61 subunit alpha isoform X1: protein MPDCNSVMSAGIMPLVLSEAVLHFLLWCKVLRANNPEDRMLLSRVQKLVGIIFAADFSVCRVLISPILGKLTLGQSILIVLQHFFGSVIVIYLDDLLKKGYGFLSSIPLFSATDICTSIFWKAFSPCIIKLYGGQHGDQHGEALTSSLIHRFVGNGNYKLSSMHKVYGCRDLPEMASVLSTCAFFLLVLSLQGFHATLPLRSSEVPSMQMNYAIKLSYLSFAPLLFQDVMAIFLYIISELLYVKFGEKNKVVILLGKWKKSRYFGQAVQSVA, encoded by the exons ATGCCCGACTGCAACTCCGTCATGTCTGCTGGGATCATGCCCCTCGTTCTGTCTGAGGCGGTGCTTCATTTCCTGCTGTGGTGTAAGGTTCTTAGAGCAAACAATCCTGAGGACCGGATGCTCCT GAGTCGGGTGCAGAAGTTGGTTGGGATAATTTTTGCCGCTGATTTCTCAGTCTGCAGGGTGCTAATTTCACCTATCTTGGGCAAACTGACCTTAGGGCAGTCAATTCTGATCGTGCTTCAGCATTTCTTTGGAAGTGTCATCGTCATTTATCTTGATGATCTCCTTAAAAAGGGATATGGGTTTCTTTCGAGTATCCCCTTGTTCAGTGCCACCGACATTTG TACAAGTATTTTCTGGAAAGCTTTTAGCCCCTGTATCATAAAGCTATACGGTGGGCAGCATGGTGATCAACATGGGGAAGCTCTCACTTCCTCCCTTATTCATCGATTCGTTGGTAATGGAAACTACAAATTGTCTTCGATGCATAAGGTGTACGGATGTCGAGACCTCCCGGAGATGGCTAGTGTGCTTTCCACGTGCGCCTTCTTTCTACTCGTCCTCAGCCTGCAAGGCTTCCATGCCACGTTGCCACTGAGATCCAGTGAGGTGCCTAGTATGCAAATGAACTATGCCATCAAGCTTTCCTACCTGTCCTTTGCACCCCTACTCTTCCAGGATGTAATGGCCATATTCCTATACATCATCTCAGAG TTGCTGTACGTAAAGTTTGGTGAAAAGAACAAGGTGGTCATTTTGCTGGGCAAATGGAAGAAATCCAGATATTTTGGGCAAGCAGTCCAGTCAGTGGCTTAG
- the LOC123092325 gene encoding protein transport protein Sec61 subunit alpha isoform X2, with protein MPDCNSVMSAGIMPLVLSEAVLHFLLWCKVLRANNPEDRMLLSRVQKLVGIIFAADFSVCRVLISPILGKLTLGQSILIVLQHFFGSVIVIYLDDLLKKGYGFLSSIPLFSATDICTSIFWKAFSPCIIKLYGGQHGDQHGEALTSSLIHRFVGNGNYKLSSMHKVYGCRDLPEMASVLSTCAFFLLVLSLQGFHATLPLRSSEVPSMQMNYAIKLSYLSFAPLLFQDVMAIFLYIISEDNTFSSFFI; from the exons ATGCCCGACTGCAACTCCGTCATGTCTGCTGGGATCATGCCCCTCGTTCTGTCTGAGGCGGTGCTTCATTTCCTGCTGTGGTGTAAGGTTCTTAGAGCAAACAATCCTGAGGACCGGATGCTCCT GAGTCGGGTGCAGAAGTTGGTTGGGATAATTTTTGCCGCTGATTTCTCAGTCTGCAGGGTGCTAATTTCACCTATCTTGGGCAAACTGACCTTAGGGCAGTCAATTCTGATCGTGCTTCAGCATTTCTTTGGAAGTGTCATCGTCATTTATCTTGATGATCTCCTTAAAAAGGGATATGGGTTTCTTTCGAGTATCCCCTTGTTCAGTGCCACCGACATTTG TACAAGTATTTTCTGGAAAGCTTTTAGCCCCTGTATCATAAAGCTATACGGTGGGCAGCATGGTGATCAACATGGGGAAGCTCTCACTTCCTCCCTTATTCATCGATTCGTTGGTAATGGAAACTACAAATTGTCTTCGATGCATAAGGTGTACGGATGTCGAGACCTCCCGGAGATGGCTAGTGTGCTTTCCACGTGCGCCTTCTTTCTACTCGTCCTCAGCCTGCAAGGCTTCCATGCCACGTTGCCACTGAGATCCAGTGAGGTGCCTAGTATGCAAATGAACTATGCCATCAAGCTTTCCTACCTGTCCTTTGCACCCCTACTCTTCCAGGATGTAATGGCCATATTCCTATACATCATCTCAGAG GACAACACTTTCAGTTCATTTTTTATCTAA